One window of the Burkholderia sp. FERM BP-3421 genome contains the following:
- a CDS encoding glycine betaine ABC transporter substrate-binding protein: MKLLARLLCGGALSALLVAAAPVLADAKPTLRIGYVEGWDDSVATTNVAARIIEKRLGYPVQLVPVAAGVMWQGVARGDLDATLSAWLPVTQGAYWDQFKTKVVNLGTNFPDARIGLIVPDYVKAKRIDELGAEKADFGGRIVGIDAGAGVMRKTDDAIRNYGLGYTLMASSGGAMTAELARSIHANRPVVVTGWAPHWMFAKWKLRFLDDPKKVYGEAEHVDSVANPGLETKAKPVAAFLRKFQWKPGEIDGVMLAIRSGAKPDAAADAWIAAHADRVNEWVAAAP; this comes from the coding sequence ATGAAACTTCTCGCCAGACTGCTGTGTGGCGGCGCGCTGTCCGCCCTGCTGGTCGCGGCCGCGCCGGTGCTCGCGGATGCGAAGCCGACGCTCAGGATCGGCTACGTCGAGGGCTGGGACGACAGCGTCGCGACCACCAACGTCGCCGCGCGGATCATCGAGAAGCGGCTCGGCTATCCGGTGCAGCTCGTGCCGGTGGCGGCGGGCGTGATGTGGCAGGGCGTGGCGCGCGGCGACCTCGATGCGACTCTGTCCGCCTGGCTGCCGGTCACGCAGGGCGCGTACTGGGATCAGTTCAAGACCAAGGTGGTGAACCTCGGCACGAACTTTCCCGATGCGCGGATCGGGCTGATCGTGCCCGACTACGTGAAGGCGAAGCGCATCGACGAGCTGGGCGCGGAGAAGGCCGACTTCGGCGGCCGCATCGTCGGCATCGACGCCGGCGCGGGCGTGATGCGCAAGACCGACGACGCGATCAGGAACTACGGCCTCGGCTACACGCTGATGGCCAGCTCGGGCGGTGCGATGACGGCGGAGCTGGCGCGCTCGATCCACGCGAACCGCCCGGTGGTGGTCACGGGCTGGGCGCCGCACTGGATGTTCGCGAAATGGAAGCTGCGCTTCCTCGACGATCCGAAGAAAGTCTACGGCGAGGCCGAACACGTCGACAGCGTCGCGAATCCGGGCCTCGAAACCAAGGCGAAACCGGTCGCGGCGTTCCTGCGGAAATTCCAGTGGAAACCGGGCGAGATCGACGGCGTGATGCTCGCGATCCGGAGCGGCGCGAAGCCCGATGCGGCCGCCGATGCGTGGATCGCCGCGCACGCGGATCGCGTGAACGAATGGGTCGCTGCCGCGCCATGA
- a CDS encoding LacI family DNA-binding transcriptional regulator — MKSGNGGRKSTIYDIAKATGASTSTVSMVLNGTWARYRIKEETAQRILASARALGYHVNLSARGLRLSRSGLAGMIIPHYRNRFFAGLAQHFEDHARQRGLCPIVVGTQRDATVEHDVVRTLLAQRVELLFIAGVRDPEPLNLLCADAGVPCVNLDLPGAGAPSVVTDNRAGAARLAGVLLDKLLARGAPPAALVMLGGIAGEYATAERIAGFRDAFDQRGLAAPAPDAIDCCGYSPAAARHALAQRRGALGHFPAGVLMNSITAFEGLVQFTSDLPAAAWRDAVVGCFDWDPFAAHLPFDVTMLRQDVQKMMAEAYALLDAGDADPSRRVMVPASFTHTLDEDDAVYHEAGAP, encoded by the coding sequence ATGAAGAGCGGCAATGGCGGACGCAAGTCCACGATCTACGACATCGCGAAGGCGACGGGCGCGTCCACGTCGACGGTCAGCATGGTGCTGAACGGCACCTGGGCGCGCTATCGCATCAAGGAGGAGACCGCGCAGCGCATTCTCGCGAGCGCGCGCGCACTCGGCTATCACGTGAACCTCAGCGCGCGCGGCCTGCGCCTGTCGCGCTCGGGGCTCGCGGGCATGATCATTCCACACTATCGCAACCGCTTCTTCGCGGGGCTCGCGCAGCACTTCGAGGACCACGCGCGTCAGCGCGGCTTATGCCCGATCGTGGTCGGCACGCAGCGCGACGCGACGGTCGAGCATGACGTCGTGCGGACCTTGCTCGCGCAACGCGTCGAACTGCTATTCATCGCGGGCGTGCGCGACCCGGAGCCGCTCAACCTGCTCTGTGCGGACGCGGGCGTGCCGTGCGTGAATCTCGACCTGCCCGGCGCGGGCGCGCCGTCGGTGGTGACGGACAACCGCGCCGGCGCCGCGCGGCTTGCCGGGGTCCTGCTCGACAAGCTGCTGGCGCGTGGCGCGCCCCCGGCGGCGCTGGTCATGCTGGGCGGCATCGCCGGCGAATACGCGACCGCTGAACGGATCGCCGGCTTCCGCGACGCCTTCGACCAACGTGGACTCGCCGCGCCCGCGCCGGACGCGATCGACTGCTGCGGCTATAGTCCCGCGGCCGCGCGTCACGCGCTCGCTCAGCGTCGCGGCGCGCTGGGTCACTTTCCGGCCGGCGTGCTGATGAACTCGATCACGGCGTTCGAGGGGCTCGTGCAGTTCACGTCGGATCTGCCCGCCGCCGCGTGGCGCGATGCGGTGGTCGGCTGCTTCGACTGGGATCCTTTCGCCGCGCATCTACCGTTCGACGTGACGATGCTGCGCCAGGATGTTCAGAAGATGATGGCGGAGGCATACGCGCTGCTCGACGCCGGTGACGCGGATCCATCGCGCCGGGTGATGGTGCCGGCGAGCTTCACGCACACGCTCGACGAGGATGACGCGGTGTATCACGAAGCAGGTGCGCCCTGA
- a CDS encoding electron transfer flavoprotein subunit beta/FixA family protein, which translates to MNDNRTLERIAVLVSVGVHPVNGAPRYGRNDASALVLGLALAERHAARLDVFHAGDAANPALADYLALGAREVEVLPCGAADDAAAALAARVQGYDLVLTGTRAEGAGDSGMLPYQVAAALGCPCIGAAVDLQVDAGRVAVRQFLPKGLRRRVDAPLPALVAVHPLANAQPRYAYARLRAGSVSPLRVTPRAVPDAGAWSNGPVERKPVRLAAAEKRSGHARMLSATTTESRGGNVVIEGSSVEKAQVMLAYLREHQLIDY; encoded by the coding sequence ATGAACGACAACCGTACTCTCGAACGGATCGCCGTCCTGGTGTCGGTCGGCGTGCATCCCGTGAACGGCGCGCCGCGCTACGGCCGCAACGACGCATCCGCGCTCGTGCTCGGCCTGGCGCTCGCGGAACGCCATGCGGCGCGGCTCGACGTGTTCCACGCGGGCGACGCCGCGAATCCGGCGCTGGCCGACTATCTGGCGCTCGGCGCGCGCGAGGTCGAAGTGCTGCCGTGCGGCGCGGCCGATGACGCGGCCGCCGCGCTGGCGGCCCGGGTGCAGGGCTATGACCTGGTGCTGACCGGCACCCGCGCGGAAGGCGCGGGTGACAGCGGGATGCTGCCCTACCAGGTGGCGGCGGCGCTCGGTTGCCCCTGCATCGGCGCGGCGGTCGATCTCCAGGTCGACGCGGGCCGGGTCGCGGTGCGCCAGTTCCTGCCGAAAGGGTTGCGGCGGCGCGTCGACGCGCCGCTGCCGGCGCTCGTCGCCGTGCATCCGCTCGCGAACGCGCAGCCGCGCTATGCCTATGCGCGCCTGCGCGCGGGCAGCGTGAGCCCGTTGCGCGTGACGCCGCGCGCCGTGCCCGATGCCGGGGCCTGGTCGAACGGCCCCGTCGAACGCAAGCCGGTGCGCCTCGCGGCGGCCGAGAAGCGCTCGGGACATGCGCGGATGCTGTCCGCGACCACCACCGAAAGCCGCGGCGGAAACGTCGTAATTGAAGGGAGTTCGGTCGAAAAAGCACAAGTGATGCTGGCCTATTTGCGCGAGCATCAGCTCATCGACTATTGA
- a CDS encoding sugar ABC transporter ATP-binding protein: MRSVMPNESSPPVVAGCAPLLALDNVSKCFGGVHALRQVRFDVMPGEVLCLAGENGCGKSTLIKIVSGVHAPEPGARICFDGRRLDRLDPAVARALGIQVIWQDLALFADLTVAENIAFEYNLGARPRLVDDRRTAAAAARILERLGVPLALDAPVRALSIAQRQTVAIARALVADARLVFMDEPTASLSHAETRALLAIVRRLSDDGIAVVFVSHRLAEVLDVCTRVTVMRDGALVGSFPTAGMTQARLAELMTGRRLDDAVRAADRADAPVVLEVDGLSRHGEYDDVSFALRRGEILGVTGRLGAGRTELALSLFGMTRPTAGAIRLEGRPLALASNRDAIRAGIAYVSEDRLQLGLVQAQSIGDNTVLAVLKRLLGAAGLISPRRRAVLVDDWIGRLAVRVGRVDDPVSTLSGGNQQRIVLAKWLAAGPKVLILDAPTVGVDVGARAGIFAIVRELAAGGMAILLISDEIPEVYFNADRILHMRDGRIVAQYVPGAVDIDQIERDVHA; this comes from the coding sequence ATGCGCTCCGTGATGCCGAACGAATCGAGCCCGCCCGTCGTGGCCGGGTGCGCGCCGCTGCTCGCACTCGATAACGTGTCGAAGTGCTTCGGTGGCGTGCATGCGCTGCGGCAGGTGCGGTTCGACGTGATGCCCGGCGAGGTGCTGTGTCTCGCGGGAGAAAACGGTTGCGGCAAGAGCACGCTGATCAAGATCGTGAGCGGCGTCCACGCGCCGGAACCGGGCGCGCGCATCTGCTTCGACGGCCGTCGGCTCGACCGGCTCGATCCGGCCGTCGCGCGCGCGCTCGGGATCCAGGTGATCTGGCAGGATCTCGCGCTGTTCGCGGATCTCACGGTGGCCGAGAACATCGCGTTCGAATACAACCTCGGGGCGCGGCCGCGCCTGGTCGATGACCGCCGGACGGCGGCTGCCGCGGCGCGCATTCTCGAACGGCTCGGCGTGCCGCTCGCGCTCGATGCGCCCGTGCGCGCGCTGTCGATCGCGCAGCGGCAGACCGTCGCGATTGCCCGTGCGCTCGTCGCCGATGCGCGGCTCGTGTTCATGGACGAACCGACCGCGTCGCTCAGCCATGCCGAGACGCGCGCATTGCTCGCGATCGTGCGGCGGCTGTCGGACGACGGCATCGCCGTGGTGTTCGTGAGCCATCGGCTCGCCGAAGTGCTCGACGTGTGTACCCGGGTCACGGTGATGCGCGACGGCGCGCTGGTCGGCAGCTTCCCGACCGCGGGCATGACCCAGGCGCGCCTCGCGGAGCTGATGACGGGCCGCCGCCTCGACGATGCGGTGCGTGCAGCCGATCGCGCCGATGCGCCCGTCGTGCTCGAGGTCGACGGTCTGTCCCGACATGGCGAGTACGACGACGTGTCGTTCGCGCTGCGCCGGGGGGAGATCCTCGGCGTGACGGGCCGGCTCGGCGCGGGCCGCACCGAGCTTGCGCTGTCGTTGTTCGGCATGACCCGGCCGACGGCCGGCGCGATCCGGCTCGAAGGCCGGCCGCTCGCGCTCGCGTCCAATCGCGACGCGATCCGCGCCGGCATCGCGTACGTGTCGGAAGACCGCTTGCAGCTCGGGCTCGTGCAGGCGCAGTCGATCGGCGACAACACGGTGCTGGCCGTACTCAAGCGCCTGCTCGGCGCGGCGGGGCTGATCTCGCCGCGCCGTCGCGCCGTGCTCGTCGACGACTGGATCGGCCGGCTCGCGGTCAGGGTCGGTCGCGTGGACGATCCGGTGTCGACGCTGTCGGGCGGCAACCAGCAGCGCATCGTGCTGGCGAAATGGCTGGCCGCCGGGCCGAAGGTGCTGATCCTCGATGCGCCGACGGTCGGCGTCGACGTCGGCGCGCGCGCGGGCATTTTCGCGATCGTGCGCGAGCTGGCCGCCGGCGGCATGGCGATCCTGCTGATCTCCGACGAAATTCCCGAGGTGTACTTCAACGCCGACCGGATCCTGCACATGCGCGACGGCCGCATCGTCGCGCAATACGTGCCGGGCGCGGTCGACATCGATCAGATCGAGCGGGACGTCCATGCGTGA
- a CDS encoding ABC transporter permease, with the protein MRESIRPSAFGAVERLLCAVIVLMALGLALASPAFLTVSNLFDLLNQSAVNLIFAAGLLVVLIAGGIDISFAVGASVVQYLTALTMMRLGGGNWALGFAAAAGYGALLGAFNATLVQRFRIVSIVATIATFNLFFGGLMFATGGVSIYDLPDWWTRRVSLVRVETAGGVADLALPAGVMAVVVAATWFLLARTTTGRQLYAAGDNPEAARRIGIPIGAMHYIAYGWLGMTAGIAGLMQAHDVQEVVPNALYGRELDVLAAVVLGGARLGGGRGSVPGAVLGILLVSLTANGLNLLGISPYAFKMIVGAIILAAITLSGERVTRLFGARRVVSPRAGGRP; encoded by the coding sequence ATGCGTGAATCCATCCGACCCTCGGCATTCGGCGCGGTCGAGCGGCTGCTGTGCGCGGTCATCGTGCTGATGGCGCTCGGCCTCGCGCTCGCCTCGCCGGCGTTCCTCACGGTGTCGAACCTGTTCGACCTCCTGAACCAGAGCGCGGTCAACCTGATCTTCGCGGCCGGCCTGCTGGTCGTGCTGATCGCGGGCGGCATCGACATCTCGTTCGCGGTCGGCGCATCGGTCGTCCAGTATCTGACCGCGCTGACCATGATGCGGCTCGGCGGCGGCAACTGGGCGCTCGGTTTTGCCGCCGCGGCCGGCTACGGGGCGCTGCTCGGGGCGTTCAACGCCACGCTCGTGCAGCGCTTTCGCATCGTGTCGATCGTTGCGACGATCGCCACCTTCAACCTGTTCTTCGGCGGCCTGATGTTCGCGACGGGCGGTGTGTCGATCTACGATCTGCCGGACTGGTGGACCCGCCGCGTGTCGCTCGTGCGGGTCGAGACGGCGGGCGGCGTCGCCGACCTCGCGCTGCCGGCCGGCGTGATGGCCGTGGTGGTGGCCGCGACCTGGTTCCTGCTCGCGCGCACGACGACCGGCCGGCAGTTGTACGCGGCGGGCGATAACCCGGAGGCTGCGCGCCGCATCGGCATTCCGATCGGCGCGATGCACTACATCGCGTACGGCTGGCTCGGGATGACGGCGGGCATCGCCGGATTGATGCAGGCGCACGACGTGCAGGAAGTGGTGCCCAACGCGCTCTACGGGCGCGAACTCGACGTGCTCGCGGCCGTGGTGCTCGGCGGCGCGCGGTTGGGCGGCGGGCGCGGCAGCGTGCCCGGCGCGGTGCTCGGGATCCTGCTGGTGTCGTTGACCGCGAACGGGCTCAACCTGCTCGGCATTTCGCCGTACGCCTTCAAGATGATTGTCGGCGCGATCATTCTCGCCGCGATCACGTTGTCCGGCGAGCGCGTCACCCGTCTGTTCGGCGCGCGTCGCGTCGTGTCGCCCCGTGCCGGAGGTCGGCCATGA
- a CDS encoding substrate-binding domain-containing protein, whose amino-acid sequence MSTSIVRALCAGIIALALTAGPAVGSPDQPVIGVVVKVGGIPWFNAMEAGIRKRAAQLGVKAFMIGPTSADPALQVRAIEDLIAQRVDVIGVVPNDAQVLEPVLQRARAAGIKVITHESPRQQNADWDFELASAKGFGEAYAKKLAQALGGTGEYAVFVGSLTVPLHNAWADAAIAYLKANQPGMKLVGDRYGVAEDVDASRRTALDLMRAHPNLRAILAFGSQGPIGAARAVAERNAKGKVFVLGPFSPGQGRRLVHDGVLSGGYMWNPEQAGEVFVTLGTMVAKGQPIKDGMTIPGLGVVHPVGHTLIVDQLVELNAATVDALAKQGL is encoded by the coding sequence ATGTCGACGAGCATCGTGCGCGCGCTGTGCGCGGGAATCATCGCCTTGGCGCTGACGGCCGGTCCGGCCGTCGGCTCGCCGGACCAACCGGTGATCGGCGTGGTGGTGAAGGTGGGCGGCATTCCGTGGTTCAACGCGATGGAGGCCGGCATCCGCAAGCGTGCGGCGCAACTCGGCGTGAAGGCTTTCATGATCGGGCCGACGAGCGCGGATCCGGCGCTCCAGGTGCGGGCGATCGAGGACTTGATCGCGCAGCGCGTCGACGTGATCGGCGTCGTGCCGAACGATGCCCAGGTGCTGGAGCCGGTGCTGCAGCGCGCCCGCGCCGCCGGCATCAAGGTGATCACGCACGAATCGCCGCGCCAACAGAACGCGGACTGGGATTTCGAACTGGCCTCCGCGAAGGGATTCGGCGAGGCCTACGCGAAGAAGCTTGCGCAGGCGCTGGGCGGCACGGGCGAATACGCGGTCTTCGTCGGGTCGCTCACGGTGCCGCTGCACAACGCGTGGGCGGATGCCGCCATCGCGTATCTGAAGGCGAATCAGCCGGGCATGAAGCTCGTGGGCGACCGCTATGGCGTGGCCGAGGACGTCGATGCTTCACGCCGGACCGCGCTCGACCTGATGCGCGCGCATCCGAACCTGAGGGCGATTCTGGCATTCGGCAGCCAGGGGCCGATCGGCGCCGCGCGCGCGGTGGCCGAACGCAATGCGAAGGGCAAGGTGTTCGTGCTGGGCCCGTTCTCGCCGGGGCAGGGCCGGCGTCTCGTCCACGACGGCGTGTTGAGCGGCGGTTACATGTGGAATCCCGAGCAGGCGGGCGAGGTGTTCGTCACGCTCGGCACGATGGTCGCGAAGGGGCAGCCGATCAAGGACGGCATGACGATTCCGGGCCTTGGCGTCGTCCACCCCGTCGGGCATACGCTGATCGTCGATCAACTGGTCGAGTTGAACGCCGCGACGGTCGACGCACTCGCGAAGCAAGGGCTGTGA
- a CDS encoding aromatic ring-hydroxylating oxygenase subunit alpha: MKVSADIRALIERRKAGYSLEAPFYRSDEIFALDMDAIFRQHWIQVGVEPDVPEPGDYVTVQLGDDSILIVRDDDMEVRAFHNVCRHRGARLCNEGKGSVGNIVCPYHSWTYNLTGQLMFAEHMGEQFDRCKHSLKPVHLENLAGLLFVCLAETPPVDFAVMRAAMEPYLLPHDLPNTKIAAQVDIIEQGNWKLTMENNRECYHCVANHPELTISLYEYGFGYQPSPANADGMAAFERTCAERAEQWAALGLPSVEVDRLGDTTGFRTQRLPLDRSGESQTLDARVASRVLLGEFRQSDLGGLSFWTQPNSWHHFMSDHIVTFSVIPLSAGETLVRTKWLVHKEAKEGIDYDVKNLTAVWNATNDQDRALVEYSQRGAASSAYEPGPYSPYTEGLVEKFSAWYIGRLAARIAA, translated from the coding sequence ATGAAAGTATCGGCAGACATTCGCGCACTGATCGAACGGCGAAAAGCGGGCTACAGTCTGGAGGCGCCGTTCTATCGCAGCGACGAGATCTTCGCGCTCGACATGGACGCGATTTTCCGCCAGCACTGGATCCAGGTCGGGGTCGAGCCCGATGTGCCCGAACCCGGTGACTATGTGACGGTGCAGCTCGGCGACGATTCGATCCTGATCGTGCGCGACGACGACATGGAGGTGCGCGCCTTCCACAATGTCTGCCGTCATCGCGGCGCGCGTCTGTGCAACGAGGGCAAGGGGTCGGTCGGCAACATCGTGTGCCCGTATCATAGCTGGACCTACAACCTGACGGGCCAGCTGATGTTCGCGGAGCACATGGGCGAGCAGTTCGACCGCTGCAAGCACAGCCTGAAGCCCGTGCATCTGGAGAACCTCGCGGGCCTGCTGTTCGTCTGCCTCGCGGAGACGCCGCCCGTCGATTTCGCGGTGATGCGCGCGGCGATGGAGCCGTACCTGCTGCCGCACGACCTGCCGAACACGAAGATCGCGGCGCAGGTCGACATCATCGAGCAGGGCAACTGGAAGCTGACGATGGAGAACAATCGCGAGTGCTACCACTGCGTCGCGAACCATCCGGAGCTGACGATCTCGCTGTACGAATACGGCTTCGGCTACCAGCCGTCGCCCGCGAACGCGGACGGCATGGCCGCGTTCGAGCGCACCTGCGCGGAGCGCGCCGAGCAATGGGCCGCGCTCGGTCTGCCGTCGGTGGAGGTCGACCGGCTCGGCGACACCACCGGCTTCCGCACGCAGCGGCTGCCGCTCGACCGCAGCGGCGAATCGCAGACGCTCGACGCGCGGGTCGCGTCGCGCGTGCTGCTCGGCGAGTTCCGGCAGTCCGACCTGGGCGGCCTGTCGTTCTGGACCCAGCCGAATTCGTGGCACCACTTCATGAGCGATCACATCGTCACGTTCTCGGTGATCCCGCTGTCGGCGGGCGAGACGCTCGTGCGCACCAAGTGGCTCGTGCACAAGGAGGCGAAGGAAGGCATCGACTACGACGTGAAGAACCTGACGGCCGTGTGGAACGCGACCAACGACCAGGACCGCGCGCTCGTCGAATACTCACAGCGCGGCGCGGCGAGCAGCGCCTACGAACCGGGGCCGTACTCGCCGTATACCGAGGGGCTGGTCGAGAAGTTCTCGGCCTGGTACATCGGCCGTCTGGCCGCGCGGATCGCCGCATAG
- a CDS encoding APC family permease, which produces MSHAGLRTCRADTVGDTISHDVKGHTLHRGLTWKDAFWVTSGVPAGVLFTIGGVCATVGQPAWAIWIAAITMGLVQSATYAEISGLFPHKSGGASVYGAIGWVRYSKLIAPVSVWCNWLAWSPMLALGCGLAASYALTSLFPADAAIQHWQWTLADLGFIKPGLTLRINATFVIAALLLLVTFKLQHSGAAKAARTQRILGIASLTPLLIVGIVPFVTGDVPMSNLLPLLPLGHDANGQLTAASFGSWNGQGVVMALGAMFMAGWASYGFETAVCYTREFRDPRRDTAKAIFWSGALCLVVMTLVPLAFQGALGTAAMLDPKIGDGTGVAAAMAKIVGGGAWIANAVVVMLMLSILLIVMTSMMGSSRTLYQASVDGWLPKYLSQVNEHGSPTRAMWTDLGFNLVLLMMSDYMTVLSISNVCYMLFVFLNLQSGWIHRMDRGGWERPFRCPTWLLALGALCGFANLVYVGAGANLQGEGTLRNGLIAMLLIVPVFLYRHYWQDRGRFPEQMRRDVVLAVPARSRWFDAAPYATLAGAALTIGVAYYFAWVR; this is translated from the coding sequence ATGAGTCACGCAGGGCTGCGAACATGCCGCGCAGACACGGTCGGAGACACGATCTCACATGATGTGAAGGGCCACACGCTGCATCGTGGCCTGACCTGGAAGGATGCATTCTGGGTCACGAGCGGTGTGCCTGCGGGCGTGCTGTTCACGATCGGCGGCGTGTGCGCCACGGTAGGCCAACCCGCGTGGGCGATCTGGATCGCCGCGATCACGATGGGCCTGGTTCAAAGCGCGACTTATGCGGAAATCTCCGGGCTGTTTCCCCATAAATCGGGCGGCGCGTCGGTGTACGGCGCGATTGGATGGGTGCGATACAGCAAGCTGATCGCCCCGGTTTCGGTGTGGTGCAACTGGCTCGCGTGGTCGCCAATGCTGGCGCTGGGCTGCGGGCTGGCCGCGAGCTACGCGCTCACGAGCCTGTTCCCGGCCGACGCCGCGATCCAGCACTGGCAATGGACCCTTGCCGACCTCGGTTTCATCAAGCCCGGCCTCACCCTGCGGATCAACGCGACCTTCGTGATCGCGGCGCTCCTGCTTCTCGTCACGTTCAAGCTGCAGCACAGCGGGGCCGCCAAGGCCGCGCGCACGCAGCGCATCCTCGGCATCGCCTCGCTCACGCCGCTGCTCATCGTCGGCATCGTGCCGTTCGTCACGGGCGACGTGCCCATGTCGAATCTCCTGCCGCTGTTGCCGCTCGGTCACGACGCGAACGGCCAGCTCACCGCCGCGTCGTTCGGCAGCTGGAACGGCCAGGGCGTCGTGATGGCGCTCGGCGCGATGTTCATGGCCGGTTGGGCCTCCTACGGATTCGAGACGGCGGTCTGCTACACGCGCGAATTCCGCGATCCGCGCCGCGACACCGCGAAGGCGATTTTCTGGTCGGGCGCGCTGTGCCTGGTCGTGATGACGCTGGTGCCGCTGGCGTTCCAGGGCGCGCTCGGCACGGCGGCGATGCTCGATCCGAAGATCGGCGACGGCACGGGCGTCGCGGCCGCGATGGCGAAGATCGTCGGCGGCGGCGCGTGGATCGCGAACGCGGTCGTCGTGATGCTGATGCTGTCGATCCTGCTGATCGTGATGACCTCGATGATGGGTTCGTCGCGCACGCTGTATCAGGCGTCGGTCGACGGCTGGCTGCCCAAGTACCTGTCGCAGGTGAACGAGCACGGCTCGCCGACGCGCGCGATGTGGACCGACCTCGGGTTCAACCTCGTCCTGCTGATGATGTCGGACTACATGACCGTGCTGTCGATCTCGAACGTCTGCTACATGCTGTTCGTGTTCCTGAATCTTCAGTCGGGCTGGATTCATCGCATGGACCGCGGCGGCTGGGAGCGGCCGTTCCGCTGCCCGACCTGGCTGCTGGCGCTGGGCGCGCTGTGCGGGTTCGCCAATCTCGTCTACGTGGGCGCGGGCGCGAACCTGCAAGGCGAGGGCACGCTGCGCAACGGGCTGATCGCGATGTTGCTGATCGTGCCGGTGTTCCTGTATCGCCATTACTGGCAGGATCGCGGGCGTTTCCCGGAGCAGATGCGGCGCGACGTGGTGTTGGCGGTGCCGGCGCGCAGCCGCTGGTTCGATGCTGCGCCATACGCGACGCTCGCGGGCGCGGCGCTGACTATCGGCGTCGCCTATTACTTTGCCTGGGTCAGGTAG
- a CDS encoding hybrid-cluster NAD(P)-dependent oxidoreductase yields the protein MMRDVENFEPADSRVSRPAFWRALPGCWNSDEEDALVCCQVRQETHDVKSFFFRSPAGRAFAFEPGQFITLEIEIDGERVNRCYTISSSPARPHTLSITVKRVPGGTVSNWLHDNLQPGASIRVLGPAGEFTCARHPARKYLFLSAGSGITPLMSMSRAHHDLAEDRDIVFVHSARTPDDIIFARELELIAASQANFRTAFVCERVGARTHWHGVTGFLSLSLLKLMAPDFMEREIFTCGPAPYMKAVRDLLDEAGFARSRYHEESFSFETLAAEAAVDASPAAAEATDAAQYTVSFAKSRREIHCGAGQHVLDAARQAGVRLPASCTQGMCGTCKVKLVEGQVEMKHNGGIRQREIDQGMVLLCCSKPLSDLVIDK from the coding sequence ATGATGCGAGATGTCGAGAATTTCGAGCCGGCCGACAGCCGCGTAAGCCGTCCCGCGTTCTGGCGCGCGCTGCCCGGCTGCTGGAACAGCGACGAAGAGGATGCGCTCGTGTGCTGCCAGGTGCGCCAGGAGACGCACGACGTGAAGAGCTTCTTCTTCCGTTCGCCGGCCGGGCGCGCCTTCGCGTTCGAGCCGGGGCAGTTCATCACGCTCGAAATCGAGATCGACGGCGAGCGCGTGAATCGCTGCTACACGATCTCGTCGTCGCCCGCGCGCCCGCACACGCTGTCGATCACGGTGAAGCGCGTGCCGGGCGGCACGGTGTCGAACTGGCTGCACGACAACCTGCAACCGGGCGCGTCGATCCGCGTGCTCGGCCCGGCGGGCGAATTCACCTGCGCGCGGCATCCGGCGCGCAAGTACCTGTTCCTGTCGGCCGGGTCCGGCATCACGCCGCTGATGTCGATGAGCCGCGCGCACCACGATCTCGCGGAGGACCGCGACATCGTGTTCGTGCACAGCGCGCGCACGCCGGACGACATCATCTTCGCGCGCGAGCTGGAATTGATCGCGGCGAGCCAGGCGAACTTCCGCACCGCGTTCGTGTGCGAGCGCGTCGGCGCGCGCACGCACTGGCACGGCGTGACGGGCTTCCTGTCGCTGTCCCTGCTGAAGCTGATGGCGCCGGATTTCATGGAGCGCGAGATCTTCACGTGCGGCCCCGCGCCGTACATGAAGGCGGTGCGCGACCTGCTCGACGAAGCGGGCTTCGCGCGCAGCCGCTATCACGAGGAAAGCTTCTCGTTCGAGACGCTGGCCGCGGAGGCGGCGGTCGACGCGTCGCCCGCCGCCGCGGAAGCCACCGACGCGGCGCAGTACACGGTGAGCTTCGCGAAGAGCCGGCGCGAGATCCATTGCGGCGCGGGCCAGCACGTGCTCGACGCCGCGCGGCAGGCCGGCGTGCGTCTGCCGGCCTCCTGCACGCAGGGCATGTGCGGCACCTGCAAGGTCAAGCTCGTCGAGGGGCAGGTCGAGATGAAGCACAACGGCGGGATCCGCCAGCGCGAGATCGATCAGGGCATGGTGCTGCTCTGCTGCAGCAAGCCGCTGTCGGATCTCGTGATCGACAAGTGA